The following DNA comes from Devosia litorisediminis.
AGCCGTTCTGCACCTGCACAAAGGCGCGCGCCCGACCATCCATGCCCTCGATCAGATGGCCGGCGGTCTCCCGCACGCTCATGATGTCGTTAACCTGGACCTTGTCATTGAGCGGGGTGCCGAACGCCATCGGAGCGTAGCTTGCCGCCTGCATCTTGTCGTGATTGCCGATCACCAGGTCGACCTCGGCCATGTCGCCGAAACTGCGCGCCTCGGTCTGCGCGGCACAGCCGGTGACGATGATGCGTGCCTGCGGGTTGTCGCGGCGTGCCTTGCGCACCGTCTGCCTGGCCTGCCGCACGGCCTCGGCAGTCACCGCACAGGTATTGACGATGATCGCATTATCGAGCCCGGCCTTTTGCGCTTCGGACTTCATCACCTCGGCTTCATAGGCATTCAGGCGACAACCAAATGTCAGCGTCTCAACCGCCATCAGGCCGCGACCTCGTCGCGCACCCAGACCCCGGTGGCCGGGTCCACAATACCGGTCCATTCGCGTTCGGCAGGCCCGGTCAGCACCACGTGATCATCAGCACGCCATTCAACATGCAGGTCGCCGCCTGGCAGCGTCACGGTAACTGCCCGCGCCGTCCGGCGGGTGCGAGCGCCGTTGACCACCGCTGCACAGGCCGCCGTGCCACAGGCTTCGGTCAACCCGGCGCCGCGCTCCCAGGTGCGCAGGATCATCTTGTCGGGGGCAGTCACCTGCGCCAGCGAGATATTGGCCCGCTCGGGAAAGATCGGATGGTTTTCCAGCATGGGACCGAACCGGTCCAGCGCAAAGCTCCACACATCATCGCCCACCCAGAAGGTGGCGTGCGGATTGCCCATCGAGGCTACCGACGGCGAATGCAGCACCGGTGCATCGATCGGCCCGATCTGCAGCTCAATCTTGCGGGTATCAGCAAATTCTTCGGCCAGCGGAATGTCGTACCAGGCCAGCTTGGGCGTGCCCATATCGACGGTGATCATGCCATCGGCCTGCTCTTCGCCGAACAGCAGACCGGCCACGGTCTCGAAGGTTAAGCGCTGCACGCCCAATTCGGCCGTCAGCGCCTGCACCACACAGCGCATGCCATTGCCGCAGGCCTGCGCCCGGCTGCCATCGGAATTGATGATCTCGATATAGTTCGCGGTACCCGGCGTGCGGGCGTCATGGATGGCCATGATCTGATCGAACTTGGTGCCCGCCATGGCATTGATGGCGATGGCAGCAGCAGGCGTGACCCGATCGGCGCGGCCGCGCATATCGACCACGATAATCTGGTTGCCCAGCCCGTTCATCTTGAGAAACGGCGCGCCGTCCACAGTCTGCCTCGCCCAGTATCGGAAGGAATGACCCTATATGGCTGATGCCGCCAAAAAATGCCAGTGGTCGCCCTGATCAGCGGCCACCACCCCCCGTGTACGGAGTGCCTTCGGGCACCCCTAAACAGCGAATTATTCATATTTTGTAAGGGTTTCACTCTTCATGGCCGCTTAACCAGCCGACCAGCAAGTGCGGGCCAGTACCCCGGTTTTGAGCTAACTTTGTTCCAGATCGTGAAAATTGCACGCAATTGCAGATTTTTTGGAGCCCGGCCCCATGAACATGCCCATGCGCACAGACCAGATCATTACCGACTGGCAGCCGCATTTCCCATCGCTGTTTGGCAAGCACACCCTGGCGCTCAGCCACAGCCTGGCGGCCTCTCCCCTGTTCACCGACGATGCGCTGGCGCGCCTGATCGATGCCGCGCCGCGCGATGGCTATCACGTCAATTACTCGCAGAAGACCCCGGGCAATCCCCCCAAGCGTCGCGAAGGCGAGATCAAGGATCTGTCTGGCGCCGAGGTGCTTGAGATCGTGCGCACCGGCAATATCTGGATCAATCTGACCCAACCCGCCAAGATTGATGCTGGCTATGGCGATATGCTCAACGCGCTCTATGACGAGTTTGAGGAGCGCGTACCGGGCTTCAAGTCCTACAAGCGCAACATGACCCTGCTGATCTCTTCGCCCAACGTCTCGGTAAAGTATCATGCCGACGTGCCCGGCCAATGCCTGTGGCAGGTCCGTGGCACCAAAAAGGTCTATATCTATCCCAACACGCCGCCCTTCCTCTCCCAGCCCGCACTGGAAAACCTGATTCTGGGTCAGGCGCGTGAAACCGACATGCCGTTTGAACCATGGTTCGACGACTATGCTGAAGTGCACATGCTCGAAGCAGGCAAGATGGCGCATTGGCCCCTCAACGGGCCGCACCGCGTAGTCAATGAGAACATGCTCAATGTCAGCTTCACCACCGAGCACTGGAGCGATGAGTTGCGCCGCCATTATGCAGTCAATTACGCCAATGG
Coding sequences within:
- the dapF gene encoding diaminopimelate epimerase; the encoded protein is MNGLGNQIIVVDMRGRADRVTPAAAIAINAMAGTKFDQIMAIHDARTPGTANYIEIINSDGSRAQACGNGMRCVVQALTAELGVQRLTFETVAGLLFGEEQADGMITVDMGTPKLAWYDIPLAEEFADTRKIELQIGPIDAPVLHSPSVASMGNPHATFWVGDDVWSFALDRFGPMLENHPIFPERANISLAQVTAPDKMILRTWERGAGLTEACGTAACAAVVNGARTRRTARAVTVTLPGGDLHVEWRADDHVVLTGPAEREWTGIVDPATGVWVRDEVAA